A region from the Lolium perenne isolate Kyuss_39 chromosome 4, Kyuss_2.0, whole genome shotgun sequence genome encodes:
- the LOC127346830 gene encoding uncharacterized protein, translating into MSFISAIEPLNGGNYGSWREKVEMGLALLDLDLALIEACPIEPKDPVRGDKESEDDFNKRVLDHGPKRMKYDLDRAKWDSSNRKCLMVIKSSILEAIRGAIPQCDTASEYLKKVESQFTGSSKAYASTLIRKLVTTKYTGGGVRDHILRMSHMSSKLKSMEMELPEQFVIHLIFASLPKEFETFAVNYNAQPEKWAIEKMIAMCVQEEERIKGQSGDSVNYLSPTKKRNFQSFQSSKPQGKPQWNPPPPKPHGKAQDHQPHEEVAKDTCKWCKEKGHYQKDCVAFLKHLCKKGEDLITFVDESLFLSYAKSTWSIDSGATVHVANSLQ; encoded by the coding sequence ATGAGTTTTATCTCGGCTATTGAGCCCCTCAATGGAGGGAACTATGGCTCGTGGCGAGAGAAGGTTGAGATGGGGCTTGCTTTGCTTGACCTCGACTTGGCACTGATAGAGGCTTGTCCCATAGAACCTAAGGACCCCGTGAGGGGCGACAAAGAAAGTGAAGATGACTTCAACAAAAGGGTCCTtgaccatggaccaaaaagaatGAAGTACGATCTTGATCGTGCTAAGTGGGACTCGTCCAACAGAAAGTGCTTGATGGTGATCAAGAGCTCCATTTTGGAGGCTATAAGGGGAGCAATCCCACAGTGTGACACCGCTAGTGAGTACCTgaaaaaggtagagagtcagtttACTGGGTCTTCCAAGGCCTATGCTAGCACTCTCATAAGAAAGCTTGTCACTACCAAGTACACTGGTGGTGGAGTAAGGGATCACATATTGAGGATGAGCCATATGTCTTCCAAGCTCAAGTCTATGGAGATGGAGCTTCCAGAACAGTTCGTCATCCATCTGATCTTTGCCTCACTCCCAAAAGAATTTGAGACTTTTGCTGTGAACTACAATGCACAGCCAGAAAAGTGGGCCATTGAGAAGATGATTGCCATGTGTGTGCAAGAAGAAGAGAGGATCAAGGGGCAATCTGGTGATTCTGTCAATTACCTAAGCCCAACCAAGAAGAGGAACTTTCAGAGTTTTCAGAGTTCCAAGCCACAAGGGAAACCTCAGTGGAATCCTCCTCCGCCTAAGCCGCATGGCAAGGCTCAAGATCACCAGCCGCATGAAGAGGTGGCCAAGGACACTTGCAAGTGGTGCAAGGAAAAGGGCCACTACCAGAAAGACTGTGTGGCATTCCTGAAACATCTATGCAAGAAAGGTGAGGATTTAATTACATTTGTAGATGAATCCTTATTTTTAAGTTATGCAAAATCTACTTGGTCGATTGACTCAGGTGCAACTGTTCATGTTGCAAATTCATTACAGTGA